From a region of the Thermus caldilimi genome:
- a CDS encoding acetamidase/formamidase family protein: MMKRLGKSRVLIAFIGLAITLHSYAQKQGVKVLQPGVAIPPAVQYLPSSPDTVRWGYLPNKDAKPVMTVKSGTEIIIDTVSHEGILEDQGRDPVRFFGKYGIRPEDVLEDAKAIARSVPHDFDKDGPHVVTGPIAIDGAQPGDVLKVEVLELTPRVPYGVISNRHGKGALPGELPANQGRQPEASPSRPHLYYNVSIFTPIRQIKGTWYGILYAQNGDEIRFPLRPFLGIMGVAPNTSERVNSIPPAEYGGNMDVKYVGVGATVYLPVFVQGALFYVGDPHFVQGNGEVALTALEGSLRARLRLSLLRKGDAQIPGGKGTLVQPFIDLPDAWVPIGLDPDLDEAMKKATREAIAFVESLGLDRATAYAYLSVAGDFEVSQVVDRTKGIHALISKAHFSNLGGPALGLTVNGRTLPQSPKIVAGHIMVPLQPVAEALGARVMWDSSTSAYRVLLVNRGELHVFPRSREAQWNGTRIGMDWEAEFLEEGNLFVPAALFAEILGVQVSWDIDRRVIHMRLP, translated from the coding sequence ATGATGAAACGCCTCGGGAAGTCAAGGGTGCTGATCGCCTTCATAGGACTTGCCATCACCTTGCATTCATATGCTCAAAAACAGGGGGTCAAGGTGTTGCAACCTGGAGTCGCAATACCACCAGCGGTCCAATATCTCCCCTCCTCGCCAGATACAGTCCGCTGGGGCTACTTGCCAAACAAGGACGCAAAGCCCGTAATGACCGTAAAGTCGGGCACCGAAATTATCATCGACACCGTGTCTCACGAGGGGATCCTCGAAGATCAAGGTCGTGACCCTGTACGGTTCTTTGGCAAGTATGGTATACGCCCCGAAGATGTCCTGGAGGACGCTAAAGCCATTGCTCGCTCCGTGCCCCATGACTTCGACAAGGACGGACCGCATGTTGTGACAGGTCCCATCGCCATCGATGGCGCACAGCCTGGAGATGTGTTGAAAGTTGAGGTGCTGGAACTAACACCACGCGTGCCGTATGGCGTGATCTCGAATCGCCACGGTAAGGGTGCGCTACCTGGTGAATTGCCAGCTAACCAAGGACGGCAACCCGAAGCGAGTCCGTCGAGGCCTCACTTGTACTACAACGTGTCCATTTTCACCCCCATCCGCCAGATCAAGGGTACATGGTACGGCATCCTATATGCTCAGAACGGTGACGAGATCCGCTTCCCGCTCCGACCATTTCTAGGCATTATGGGGGTAGCACCCAACACCAGCGAGCGCGTTAACTCGATACCACCAGCAGAGTATGGTGGAAACATGGATGTAAAGTACGTAGGAGTGGGAGCCACCGTTTACTTGCCTGTCTTCGTACAGGGTGCGCTCTTCTACGTGGGCGATCCCCACTTTGTTCAGGGAAACGGGGAGGTGGCCCTCACGGCCCTCGAGGGATCGTTGCGTGCCCGCTTACGACTCAGCCTGCTCCGTAAGGGAGATGCACAAATTCCTGGGGGGAAGGGAACGCTCGTGCAACCCTTCATTGACCTACCAGATGCATGGGTACCCATCGGACTCGATCCTGACCTTGATGAAGCGATGAAAAAGGCTACCCGCGAGGCCATCGCCTTTGTGGAGAGCCTGGGTTTGGATAGGGCTACGGCCTATGCTTACCTCAGCGTGGCGGGGGATTTCGAGGTTTCGCAGGTGGTGGACCGTACCAAAGGCATTCATGCACTCATCTCTAAAGCACACTTCAGCAACCTGGGGGGTCCTGCGCTGGGGCTCACTGTGAATGGACGCACCCTACCCCAGTCCCCAAAGATCGTGGCAGGCCACATCATGGTCCCGCTGCAACCGGTGGCTGAAGCTCTGGGTGCAAGGGTGATGTGGGACAGCTCCACGTCCGCATATAGGGTTCTACTCGTTAACCGAGGAGAGCTCCACGTCTTCCCGCGTTCACGCGAAGCCCAATGGAACGGAACCAGGATAGGCATGGATTGGGAAGCCGAATTCCTCGAAGAAGGGAATCTATTCGTACCTGCGGCATTGTTTGCGGAAATCCTCGGAGTCCAAGTGAGCTGGGACATCGATAGGCGCGTCATCCATATGCGCTTACCTTAG
- a CDS encoding FadR/GntR family transcriptional regulator, which translates to MTRMRRTRLANLIAHELETLIQEGVWVPGAYLPPERVLADRFKVSRVSIREALRLLEARGVIEIHPSSGARVRSSTTAVGHLLASRLEGLSLTDLFEFRYIVEPEAAALAAKRADKDVLDRLAEILTEQEASLQDVHGFLALDLEFHRLIAVASGNGVLQEMVSALNAGLRETRLRAIKATFDPIRSLEGHRRVLKAILSGDADGARQAMRQHLKEVEASALGAGVPRGGDEGWEGHG; encoded by the coding sequence ATGACCCGCATGAGACGCACCCGCTTAGCCAACCTCATTGCCCATGAGCTTGAAACCCTTATCCAGGAGGGGGTTTGGGTGCCGGGTGCGTACCTGCCCCCGGAGCGGGTTCTTGCCGACCGGTTTAAGGTCAGCAGGGTTTCCATACGGGAGGCCCTGCGTTTGCTGGAGGCACGAGGGGTTATCGAGATCCACCCAAGCAGTGGCGCAAGGGTTAGGTCCTCGACCACCGCGGTAGGGCACCTGCTGGCCAGCCGCCTGGAAGGCCTGAGCCTTACCGACCTCTTCGAATTCCGCTATATCGTCGAGCCGGAGGCGGCGGCCCTGGCCGCGAAGCGGGCGGATAAGGATGTGCTGGACCGCCTGGCGGAGATCCTTACGGAACAGGAGGCGTCCCTCCAGGACGTTCACGGCTTCCTGGCCCTGGATTTGGAATTTCACCGACTCATCGCCGTGGCCTCCGGAAACGGCGTTCTTCAGGAGATGGTTTCCGCGCTGAATGCGGGGCTCAGGGAAACCCGTCTGCGCGCGATCAAGGCCACATTCGACCCGATCCGTAGCCTGGAGGGCCACAGGCGGGTGCTAAAGGCCATCCTTTCAGGGGATGCAGATGGGGCCCGCCAGGCGATGAGGCAACACCTGAAGGAGGTGGAAGCGTCGGCTCTGGGAGCTGGCGTGCCACGGGGAGGTGATGAAGGATGGGAAGGGCATGGCTAG
- a CDS encoding ABC transporter substrate-binding protein: protein MATAKTTVTVGLDADPPNLDPVFSSALVDRQVLNQIYDKLLDIDQDLKIVPMLATSWSVGNNGTVYTFKLRQGVKFHDGTDFDAEAVKFNLDRALTAEGSRRKGELAPVKEVQVVDKYTVRVVLKDAFSPFLYVLTDRAGMMVSPAAAKRYGQDLANNPVGTGPFRFVERKRQDRIVLQRNEGYWKRGYPKIDELIYRPFPDDDVRLANLLSGAVTVITPVAPKDLARVRGDANLNLFAFPSLGFQGVWLNVTRPPFNNKALRQAFAATVDRETIDRVVFLGTATPANGPFPPGSPAYDPSIPIPKRDINLARKKLQETGFASGFSFTLLTTPGPVLTQLAQVYQAMAAEAGIRIQIQQVEFGTLLDRTDKKDYEAALLGWSGRPDPDGNIYDFMRCGGPLNNAGYCNPKVDALLNRARATRVMEVRRSLYSEALRIIHEDVPYVYVYHPQVLIGASKRLSGLPLIPDGILRFVGAELK, encoded by the coding sequence TTGGCTACCGCGAAAACGACGGTGACCGTGGGCCTGGATGCGGATCCCCCTAACCTCGATCCCGTGTTTTCCTCGGCCTTGGTGGACCGTCAGGTGCTGAACCAGATCTACGACAAGCTCCTCGACATCGACCAGGATCTGAAGATCGTGCCCATGCTGGCCACCAGCTGGTCGGTGGGGAACAACGGCACGGTATACACCTTCAAGCTCCGCCAGGGGGTCAAGTTCCACGATGGCACGGACTTCGATGCGGAAGCGGTTAAGTTCAACCTTGACCGCGCGCTTACCGCCGAGGGTTCGCGTCGGAAAGGGGAACTTGCCCCGGTAAAGGAGGTGCAGGTCGTCGACAAGTACACGGTTCGCGTCGTCCTGAAGGACGCCTTCTCGCCATTCCTGTACGTCTTGACCGACCGGGCCGGGATGATGGTCAGTCCGGCTGCCGCGAAGCGGTACGGCCAGGACCTGGCCAACAATCCCGTGGGCACCGGACCCTTCCGGTTTGTTGAGCGGAAGCGCCAGGACCGCATTGTTCTCCAGAGAAACGAGGGCTACTGGAAGCGGGGCTACCCGAAGATCGATGAGCTGATCTACAGGCCTTTCCCTGACGACGATGTCCGGTTGGCCAACCTGCTTTCGGGTGCGGTCACGGTGATTACTCCCGTGGCCCCCAAGGATCTGGCGCGGGTTCGCGGCGATGCGAACTTAAACCTCTTCGCCTTCCCGAGCCTGGGGTTCCAGGGCGTCTGGCTCAACGTGACCCGGCCCCCCTTCAACAACAAGGCTCTCCGGCAAGCCTTTGCGGCCACCGTCGACCGCGAGACCATCGACCGGGTGGTCTTCCTGGGCACGGCCACCCCGGCCAACGGGCCCTTTCCTCCTGGCTCCCCGGCCTACGATCCCAGTATCCCGATCCCCAAGCGGGACATCAACCTCGCGCGGAAAAAGCTTCAGGAGACGGGCTTTGCCAGCGGCTTCTCCTTCACCCTGCTGACCACGCCGGGCCCTGTCCTGACCCAGCTGGCCCAGGTTTACCAGGCCATGGCCGCCGAGGCGGGGATTCGCATTCAGATCCAACAGGTGGAGTTCGGCACCCTGCTGGACCGGACAGATAAAAAGGACTACGAGGCAGCCCTCCTGGGCTGGAGCGGCCGACCGGATCCGGACGGGAATATCTACGATTTCATGCGCTGCGGCGGCCCCTTGAACAATGCGGGTTACTGTAACCCCAAGGTGGACGCCCTGCTTAACCGGGCCCGGGCCACGCGGGTCATGGAGGTGCGGAGAAGCCTGTACTCGGAGGCCCTCAGGATCATCCACGAGGATGTTCCCTACGTCTACGTCTATCACCCCCAGGTTCTGATCGGGGCCTCCAAGCGGCTCAGCGGTCTTCCCCTGATCCCCGATGGGATTCTTCGGTTTGTAGGAGCGGAGCTGAAGTGA
- a CDS encoding ABC transporter permease: MIPYLLRRLVEALPTLFLVSVVVFFLTRILPGDPVRLLLGEEPDPKVAEEVRRSLGLDRPLLVQYAGWLWNLFQGDLGRSIKDGTPVARLILEKLPTTIELATLAMLVALAIGLPSGVVAAVRRGTWLDGLVTSTSLMGVSVPNFFLGIMLIYLFSLRLGWVPPSGYVELWTDPKRNLLLMVLPAFTLGTALAGAIARFTRNSLLEVLSQDYIRTAKAKGVSSAAIVLKHGLRNAAIPIVTVLGLQLGGLLGGAVVTEQIFSIPGFGRLVVDAVFTRDFTVLQGVVLTSALAVFVVNTAVDVLYALIDPRIRYR; the protein is encoded by the coding sequence GTGATCCCCTACCTCCTCCGCCGCCTTGTGGAAGCTTTGCCCACCCTGTTCCTGGTGTCGGTGGTGGTGTTCTTCCTGACGCGGATACTTCCTGGCGATCCCGTCCGCCTCCTGCTCGGGGAAGAGCCCGACCCCAAGGTGGCGGAGGAGGTGCGGAGAAGCCTGGGTCTGGATCGACCTCTCCTCGTCCAGTATGCCGGCTGGCTGTGGAACCTGTTTCAGGGCGACCTGGGCCGGTCCATCAAGGATGGAACTCCCGTGGCGAGGCTGATTCTCGAGAAGCTTCCCACGACCATAGAGCTCGCCACCCTGGCCATGCTGGTGGCACTGGCCATCGGCCTGCCTAGCGGAGTGGTAGCGGCCGTTCGCAGGGGGACGTGGCTCGACGGCCTGGTGACGTCGACCTCCCTAATGGGCGTTTCCGTTCCCAACTTTTTCCTCGGCATCATGCTTATTTACCTTTTTAGCCTGCGCTTGGGCTGGGTGCCGCCCTCGGGATACGTGGAGCTGTGGACCGACCCTAAGCGCAATTTACTGCTAATGGTCTTGCCGGCCTTCACATTGGGCACGGCGTTGGCTGGAGCGATCGCGAGGTTTACCCGTAACAGCTTACTGGAGGTGCTTTCTCAGGACTACATCCGGACGGCGAAGGCGAAAGGGGTTTCATCCGCGGCCATCGTGCTGAAGCATGGGCTCCGCAACGCAGCCATTCCCATCGTGACGGTCCTGGGTCTACAACTTGGGGGGCTTTTGGGAGGCGCTGTGGTCACAGAGCAGATCTTCTCCATACCGGGCTTTGGACGTTTGGTGGTGGACGCCGTGTTTACCCGCGACTTCACCGTTTTGCAGGGAGTGGTGTTGACATCCGCCCTGGCCGTATTCGTGGTCAATACCGCGGTGGACGTCCTTTATGCCCTGATCGATCCCCGGATCAGGTATCGGTGA
- a CDS encoding ABC transporter permease — protein MVARRVWRRLLGHPTGALGGLVLGLFVLGSLGAPWLSAHSPVTTDFNSLLRPPSLTHPFGTDELGRDVLARVLYGGRVSLTVGVASVALALLVGGLWGLAAGYFRGWLDSVLMRLVDALLAFPFLVLAITLAAILGPGLSNSILAITVVTSPAVARLVRGQVLAEVGKDYVTAAEAIGAPHSRILFRHILPNLWGPLIVQGSLATANAILAEATLSFLGLGVQPPTPAWGSMLNAARGYLDSAPWLAVFPGLAIFLVVLSFNLLGDALRDALDPRTERKLA, from the coding sequence ATGGTTGCGCGTAGGGTATGGCGCCGCCTCCTTGGGCATCCCACCGGGGCACTGGGTGGGTTGGTCTTGGGGCTCTTTGTCCTGGGCTCCCTGGGTGCTCCCTGGCTCAGCGCTCACTCCCCCGTAACCACCGACTTCAACAGCCTCCTGCGCCCGCCTTCCCTTACCCACCCCTTTGGTACGGACGAGCTAGGAAGGGACGTGTTGGCCAGGGTCCTGTACGGGGGCAGGGTGTCCCTGACCGTAGGGGTAGCCTCAGTAGCGCTCGCCCTCCTGGTGGGCGGTCTTTGGGGGTTGGCGGCGGGTTACTTCCGGGGGTGGTTGGACTCCGTGCTCATGCGGTTGGTGGATGCGCTCCTGGCCTTCCCCTTTCTGGTGCTCGCCATCACCCTGGCGGCGATCCTGGGGCCGGGTCTTTCCAACAGCATCCTGGCCATTACCGTGGTAACTTCCCCGGCGGTAGCCCGGCTGGTGCGGGGCCAGGTTCTGGCGGAGGTGGGAAAGGATTATGTGACCGCGGCAGAGGCCATAGGGGCACCCCATTCCCGGATCCTCTTTCGGCATATTCTGCCCAACCTGTGGGGCCCGTTGATCGTGCAGGGAAGCCTGGCCACAGCGAACGCCATTTTGGCGGAGGCGACCTTGTCTTTTCTTGGCCTGGGGGTTCAGCCTCCCACGCCGGCCTGGGGCTCGATGCTAAACGCCGCTCGCGGCTATTTGGACAGCGCACCCTGGCTGGCGGTCTTTCCCGGTTTGGCCATCTTTTTGGTGGTGCTGTCGTTCAACCTGCTGGGCGATGCCCTGAGGGATGCCCTTGACCCACGGACGGAGAGGAAGCTTGCGTAA
- a CDS encoding gamma-glutamyltransferase family protein — translation MDLTYYPYPSRRHVVLGRRGAVATSQPLAALAGMEMLLKGGNAVDAAIAMAATLTVVEPTSNGIGGDLFAMVWDGTLHGLNASGKSPLSLTPERIPEGGMPERGWLPVTVPGAVSGWRALHERFGRLPFPEVLAPAIRYAEEGFPVGPETARAWRRAEGIYLPLKGPEFQPFQETFFPQGRAPRAGEVWRSPGHAKTLREIAETYGESFYRGNLAEAMAGFSEATGGLLTLEDLKTHEAEWVNPLSLEYRGLTVHELPPNGQGIATLLALAILEGFELRPEDPFSYHLQIEAMRLALADAFHYVADPRYLEKPPQALLSPEYVASRRSLIGERALPQALPGVRPGGTVYLAAADGELMVSLIQSNYQGFGSGILVPGTGIALQNRGLGFSLEEGHPNRVGPGKRPYHTIIPGFLTREGRALGPFGVMGGYMQPQGHLQVVVGLTNFDLNPQAALDRPRWQVVPGRGGEDRVVLEPGIPQATALLLRDLGHRVEYGMEPGYFGRGQVILRQGEVLVAGSDPRAEGLALVW, via the coding sequence ATGGACCTCACCTACTACCCCTACCCTTCCCGCCGGCACGTGGTTCTTGGCCGCCGGGGTGCGGTGGCCACCAGCCAACCCCTGGCGGCGTTGGCGGGGATGGAGATGCTGCTCAAAGGGGGAAACGCGGTGGATGCGGCCATCGCCATGGCGGCCACCCTCACGGTGGTGGAGCCCACCAGCAACGGGATCGGGGGCGACCTGTTTGCCATGGTATGGGACGGCACGCTCCACGGGCTGAACGCTTCCGGAAAGAGCCCCTTAAGCCTGACTCCCGAGCGGATTCCCGAGGGGGGAATGCCGGAAAGGGGCTGGCTCCCGGTGACGGTGCCCGGAGCGGTCTCGGGGTGGCGCGCTTTGCACGAACGCTTCGGCAGGCTCCCGTTCCCCGAGGTCCTTGCCCCCGCCATCCGCTACGCGGAGGAGGGCTTCCCGGTGGGACCGGAGACGGCCCGGGCCTGGCGCAGGGCGGAGGGGATCTACCTGCCCCTGAAGGGCCCGGAATTCCAGCCCTTCCAGGAGACCTTCTTCCCCCAGGGAAGAGCCCCCCGGGCCGGGGAGGTGTGGCGAAGCCCTGGGCACGCCAAGACCCTAAGGGAGATCGCTGAAACCTACGGGGAGAGCTTCTACCGGGGAAACCTGGCGGAGGCCATGGCGGGGTTCAGCGAGGCCACGGGAGGCCTCCTTACCCTGGAAGACCTCAAGACCCACGAGGCGGAATGGGTGAACCCCCTCTCCCTGGAGTACCGGGGCCTCACGGTCCACGAACTGCCCCCCAACGGACAGGGAATCGCCACCCTGCTGGCCCTGGCCATCCTGGAGGGCTTCGAACTCCGACCGGAAGACCCCTTCAGCTACCACTTACAGATCGAGGCCATGCGCCTGGCCCTGGCGGACGCCTTCCACTACGTGGCCGACCCCCGCTACCTGGAGAAGCCCCCCCAGGCCCTGCTCTCCCCCGAATACGTGGCCTCCCGCCGAAGCCTCATCGGGGAACGAGCCCTGCCCCAGGCCCTGCCCGGGGTGAGACCCGGGGGAACCGTCTACCTGGCGGCGGCGGACGGGGAACTCATGGTCTCCCTCATCCAGTCCAACTACCAGGGCTTCGGCTCGGGGATCCTGGTTCCCGGGACGGGGATCGCCCTGCAAAACCGGGGCCTGGGCTTTTCCCTGGAGGAGGGCCACCCCAACCGGGTGGGACCGGGTAAACGGCCCTATCACACCATCATCCCGGGATTTCTCACCCGGGAGGGCAGGGCCCTGGGCCCCTTTGGGGTCATGGGGGGCTATATGCAACCCCAGGGACACCTGCAGGTGGTGGTGGGCCTGACGAACTTTGACCTGAACCCCCAGGCGGCGCTGGACCGGCCGCGGTGGCAGGTGGTGCCGGGTAGGGGAGGGGAGGACCGGGTGGTGCTGGAGCCGGGAATCCCGCAGGCCACCGCCTTGCTCCTGCGGGACCTGGGTCACCGGGTGGAATACGGGATGGAGCCCGGATACTTTGGCCGGGGCCAGGTGATCCTGCGTCAGGGAGAGGTGCTGGTGGCGGGATCGGATCCCCGGGCGGAGGGGTTGGCTTTGGTGTGGTAA
- a CDS encoding glycogen debranching N-terminal domain-containing protein, translating to MVPLKEDDTYLVLNERGFAEEEAEGFYRHDTRFLSRYRLLLPRGLVLLESRSPRPDYLVQDWARFRGAEGELYLRRLLRVHRGKVEERLSFLNLSPEPEEVRVEVQAQGEFSDLFQARGWHPKVENGVGFLYRAADGVEQRVVFVPEAPEGGFRLYLPPKGVGEVGWEVRLESPLEAPGSLPGYEEFLEAFPQGEGSWEGALRQALLDLRALLLSTPQGPVPAAGIPWFVAPFGRDSLITAFMILPWGKRVAQGVLRYLAARQGAVFDPWREEEPGKILHEVRVGELSRTHRVPFFRYYGTVDATPLFLILLGRYLDLVGDLALIQELRPQWEAALAWLDQADLDGDGLLEFQPSGTGLAVQAWKDSHDSMSHRDGRLAETPLAVSEVQGYAYAAYLEGAKLYQVLGEKDRAKSLLEHAGRLFRLIQEKFWLPELSTYALALDRYKEPLKVKASNAGHLLWAGAVPREVLPELLETLFSEELWSGWGIRTLGAREVRYNPLSYHNGSVWPHDTALLAGGLFRYGFQEEGQRVANALLDLALSQPDMRLPELVGGFPREGGLPPVPYPVACRPQAWDAAAVVYLYALGKGWREW from the coding sequence CCTCTTAAGGAGGACGACACCTACCTGGTTTTGAACGAGAGGGGTTTTGCTGAAGAGGAGGCGGAGGGATTCTACCGGCACGACACCCGCTTCCTTTCCCGTTACCGGCTTCTATTGCCGCGAGGTCTAGTGCTCTTGGAAAGCCGTTCTCCAAGACCCGATTACCTGGTTCAGGACTGGGCCCGCTTTCGTGGCGCAGAAGGGGAGCTCTACCTGCGCCGCCTCCTCCGGGTTCACCGGGGGAAGGTGGAGGAGCGGTTAAGCTTCCTAAACCTTTCCCCTGAGCCTGAGGAAGTGCGAGTGGAGGTGCAGGCCCAAGGTGAGTTCTCCGACCTCTTTCAAGCCCGGGGATGGCATCCCAAGGTGGAAAACGGGGTGGGTTTTCTCTACCGAGCCGCAGATGGAGTGGAGCAGCGGGTGGTGTTTGTTCCTGAGGCACCGGAGGGGGGTTTTCGTCTCTACCTACCCCCCAAGGGAGTTGGGGAGGTGGGTTGGGAGGTACGGTTGGAAAGTCCCCTCGAGGCTCCGGGCTCCCTACCCGGGTACGAGGAGTTCCTCGAGGCCTTTCCTCAAGGAGAGGGTTCTTGGGAAGGTGCTTTGCGCCAGGCCCTCTTGGACCTCAGAGCCCTTCTCCTTTCCACCCCCCAGGGGCCTGTGCCTGCTGCCGGAATTCCCTGGTTTGTAGCCCCCTTCGGTCGGGACAGCCTCATCACTGCCTTTATGATCCTCCCCTGGGGAAAGAGAGTGGCCCAGGGGGTTCTCCGCTACCTGGCCGCAAGGCAGGGGGCAGTTTTTGACCCCTGGCGGGAGGAGGAGCCAGGAAAGATCCTGCACGAGGTGCGGGTTGGAGAGCTTTCTCGCACTCACCGGGTGCCTTTTTTCCGGTACTACGGCACGGTGGACGCTACACCCCTCTTCCTCATCCTTCTGGGCCGGTACCTGGATTTGGTAGGAGACCTGGCCCTGATTCAGGAGCTTCGGCCACAGTGGGAGGCTGCCCTAGCCTGGCTGGATCAGGCGGATCTGGATGGGGATGGGCTTTTGGAGTTTCAGCCAAGCGGCACGGGCCTGGCCGTCCAGGCCTGGAAAGATTCCCACGATTCCATGAGCCACCGGGACGGCCGCTTGGCTGAAACTCCCTTGGCGGTGAGTGAGGTGCAGGGATACGCCTACGCTGCCTACCTGGAAGGAGCAAAGCTCTACCAGGTTCTAGGGGAAAAGGATAGAGCCAAGAGTTTACTGGAGCACGCAGGAAGGCTCTTCCGCCTCATCCAGGAAAAGTTTTGGCTTCCCGAGCTTTCCACCTACGCCCTGGCCTTAGACCGCTATAAAGAGCCCCTTAAGGTCAAGGCTTCCAACGCTGGCCATCTCCTCTGGGCCGGAGCTGTTCCTAGGGAGGTCCTGCCCGAACTGCTGGAAACGTTGTTTTCCGAGGAATTATGGTCAGGTTGGGGGATACGTACCTTGGGTGCCCGGGAGGTGCGTTATAACCCCCTTTCCTACCACAACGGTTCAGTATGGCCCCATGACACGGCGCTTTTGGCGGGGGGATTGTTTCGATATGGTTTCCAGGAAGAGGGCCAGAGGGTGGCCAATGCGCTCTTGGACCTGGCCCTCTCCCAACCCGACATGCGCCTGCCCGAGCTGGTTGGGGGGTTTCCCAGAGAAGGAGGCTTGCCTCCGGTTCCCTATCCCGTAGCTTGCAGGCCCCAGGCATGGGATGCGGCAGCGGTGGTGTACTTGTATGCCTTAGGGAAGGGCTGGCGTGAGTGGTAG